In Flavobacteriaceae bacterium, the following proteins share a genomic window:
- a CDS encoding nitroreductase family protein: MEEKKYTIINGYKHIQYEAELYTQKKSLTESEEFYKWIDTRRSVREYSNQPVSKTIIENIIKTASTAPSGAHKQPWTFCAISNQELKSKIRLAAEIEERETYSNRMSERWRKDLAPLGTDTNKPFIEDAPWVIVVFKRVYEYEDDVKHNNYYVNESIGIASGMLITAIHKAGLVTLTHTPSPMNFLTKLLNRPSNERAFLLLPVGYAKETAYVPDLKRKRLDEIAVFYE; encoded by the coding sequence ATGGAAGAGAAAAAATATACCATAATTAATGGTTATAAACATATACAATATGAGGCTGAATTATATACTCAAAAAAAATCACTTACTGAAAGTGAAGAATTTTATAAGTGGATAGATACAAGACGTTCAGTAAGAGAATATTCTAATCAACCTGTTTCTAAAACAATTATTGAAAATATAATAAAAACAGCTTCTACTGCACCGTCAGGAGCTCATAAACAACCCTGGACATTTTGTGCTATTTCTAATCAGGAATTAAAATCTAAAATACGTTTAGCTGCAGAAATTGAAGAAAGAGAAACATATTCTAATAGAATGAGTGAGCGTTGGCGCAAAGATTTAGCTCCTTTGGGTACAGATACTAACAAGCCATTTATTGAAGATGCACCTTGGGTAATTGTAGTTTTTAAAAGAGTATATGAATATGAAGATGATGTAAAGCATAATAATTATTATGTAAATGAATCTATTGGTATTGCTAGTGGAATGTTAATTACAGCAATACATAAAGCAGGCCTGGTAACACTAACACATACTCCAAGTCCAATGAATTTTTTAACTAAATTATTAAATAGACCTAGTAATGAACGTGCTTTTTTATTACTACCAGTTGGTTATGCAAAAGAAACTGCTTACGTTCCCGATTTAAAACGAAAAAGATTAGATGAAATTGCAGTATTTTATGAATAA
- a CDS encoding NAD-dependent deacylase: MKHIVVLTGAGISAESGINTFRDADGLWEGHDVMEVASPQGFARNPELVLDFYNQRRKQLLEVKPNAAHFALAELEKDYKVTIITQNVDDLHERGGSSNIIHLHGELLKARSTKDDNDIMSWTKDLNLGDTCAKDGQIRPHIVWFGEAIPMIDHAIEICETADILLIVGTSMQVYPAAGLMHYAPKDIPIYYIDPKPAMESNNKVTVIAEPATKGMTKFIALISKKNL; encoded by the coding sequence ATGAAACATATTGTTGTACTTACAGGAGCTGGTATAAGTGCCGAAAGCGGGATTAATACTTTTAGAGATGCTGATGGTCTATGGGAAGGCCACGATGTTATGGAAGTAGCTTCTCCACAAGGTTTTGCTCGAAATCCTGAATTAGTATTAGATTTTTACAATCAACGCCGGAAACAGCTTTTAGAAGTTAAACCTAATGCAGCACATTTTGCTTTAGCTGAATTAGAAAAAGATTATAAGGTTACTATTATTACTCAAAATGTTGATGATTTGCACGAACGTGGTGGGAGTTCAAATATTATTCATTTACATGGTGAATTGTTAAAGGCAAGAAGTACAAAGGATGACAATGATATAATGTCATGGACAAAAGATTTAAATTTAGGAGATACTTGTGCTAAAGATGGACAAATAAGACCACATATTGTTTGGTTTGGAGAAGCAATACCTATGATTGATCATGCAATAGAGATTTGTGAAACTGCAGATATTTTATTAATCGTCGGTACTTCTATGCAAGTGTACCCTGCAGCAGGTTTAATGCATTATGCTCCAAAGGATATTCCTATTTATTATATAGATCCAAAACCTGCTATGGAAAGTAATAATAAAGTTACTGTAATTGCTGAACCAGCAACGAAAGGAATGACTAAATTTATAGCATTAATTAGTAAAAAAAACTTGTAA
- a CDS encoding TrmH family RNA methyltransferase → MTDIKLLEHLESYLTEQRLERFNRVISQRTKHFTVATEDVYQLHNTSAVIRSCDVFGIQEVNIIEERNTKRIDREIAMGAQKWVDLNRFNSVENCINKLKQNDYQIIATTPHTNDCLLNEFDVTKKSCFFFGRETEGLSQEVIDNADCFLKIPMSGFTESLNISVSAAIILQHVTTKLKQTNINWKLTLEEQQEKRLDWCKKTIKSYEDIMTRFYEK, encoded by the coding sequence ATGACTGATATAAAACTTTTAGAACATCTTGAATCTTATCTTACAGAGCAGCGTTTAGAGCGTTTTAATAGAGTTATTTCGCAACGCACTAAACATTTTACAGTTGCTACAGAAGATGTATATCAATTGCACAATACGAGTGCTGTAATACGTAGTTGTGATGTATTTGGTATTCAGGAAGTTAATATTATAGAAGAACGAAATACTAAACGAATAGATCGAGAAATTGCAATGGGAGCCCAGAAATGGGTTGATTTAAATCGATTTAATTCTGTTGAAAACTGCATTAATAAATTAAAACAAAACGATTATCAAATTATAGCTACAACACCGCACACTAACGATTGTTTACTTAATGAATTTGATGTGACTAAAAAATCTTGTTTTTTCTTTGGAAGAGAAACAGAAGGTTTATCCCAAGAAGTGATTGATAATGCCGATTGTTTTTTAAAGATACCAATGTCTGGCTTTACAGAGAGTTTAAATATATCTGTATCTGCAGCAATTATATTACAACATGTAACCACAAAACTTAAACAAACAAATATAAACTGGAAATTAACACTTGAAGAACAGCAAGAAAAACGTTTAGATTGGTGTAAGAAAACAATAAAGAGTTATGAAGATATAATGACTCGTTTTTATGAAAAATAA
- a CDS encoding polyketide cyclase, whose translation MIFIYVILGIIALFIILAIVAPKKFNISRSIVIEKPLPEVFEYLKYIKNQEQWSPWKKKDPNMKQEYIGTDGEVGFISRWEGNKDVGTGEQEIIKITDNKSIEVQMRFYKPWKSESEASTNVQDMGNGKTKVTWGFFGKNKVPSNIFMLFFNMDKAVGGDFEEGLASLKEILEID comes from the coding sequence ATGATTTTTATATATGTCATATTAGGAATAATAGCTCTATTTATTATCCTAGCAATAGTCGCTCCTAAAAAATTTAATATTAGTAGAAGTATTGTAATAGAAAAACCTTTACCAGAGGTATTTGAGTATTTAAAATATATTAAAAATCAAGAACAATGGTCACCTTGGAAAAAGAAAGATCCAAATATGAAACAAGAATATATTGGTACTGATGGAGAAGTAGGTTTTATTTCTCGATGGGAAGGTAATAAAGATGTTGGTACTGGTGAACAAGAGATTATAAAAATTACAGATAATAAATCTATAGAGGTACAAATGCGCTTTTATAAACCATGGAAGTCAGAATCTGAAGCATCAACTAATGTTCAAGATATGGGTAATGGTAAAACAAAAGTAACTTGGGGGTTCTTTGGAAAAAACAAGGTGCCTTCAAACATTTTTATGTTGTTTTTTAATATGGACAAAGCTGTAGGTGGTGATTTTGAAGAAGGGTTAGCTAGTTTAAAAGAAATTTTAGAAATTGATTAA
- a CDS encoding VOC family protein, translating into MENNLVGWFEIPVTDMNRAKAFYDKVFNINIQVQDFGDTLMGWFPFAEDKPGAPGSLVKNDAYEPSNTQGVLIYFSSEDVTNELNKVEIAGGKLVQPKTQISPDIGYMAIFIDSEGNRIALHSRE; encoded by the coding sequence ATGGAAAATAATTTAGTAGGTTGGTTTGAAATCCCAGTAACTGATATGAATAGAGCAAAAGCGTTTTATGATAAAGTGTTTAATATCAATATTCAGGTTCAAGATTTTGGAGATACTTTAATGGGGTGGTTTCCTTTTGCTGAAGATAAACCTGGAGCTCCAGGATCTTTAGTTAAAAATGATGCTTATGAACCAAGTAATACACAAGGCGTTTTAATATATTTTTCTTCTGAAGATGTAACTAATGAATTGAATAAAGTAGAAATTGCAGGTGGTAAATTAGTTCAACCTAAAACTCAAATTTCTCCAGATATAGGATATATGGCAATTTTTATAGATAGTGAAGGGAATAGAATTGCTTTGCATTCCAGAGAATAA
- a CDS encoding carboxypeptidase-like regulatory domain-containing protein → MKQFLIIAFLICISSISSNAQETFVKATIVKTDGVTPLENVNIVNLNLVKGTATDSLGAFEIRANVNDTLHLSYLGYKSIKVRVTNDWIKYKSSAATKIQLTELALALEEVVVNELRLTGFLALDIQQVPLNKNVRYSISGLPSTGYEGGRSSKNALTRTLGAIFNPVDFLHNVFGKKPRELRRLRDFKKDDELRNLLATRFDREMLTALLKIDKVDLDLLASECDYSKDFINTANDLQMLDAISECYEEYKVLNRSRTSKL, encoded by the coding sequence ATGAAACAATTTTTAATAATAGCCTTTTTAATATGTATTAGTAGCATTAGTAGTAATGCTCAAGAAACTTTCGTTAAAGCGACTATTGTTAAAACTGATGGTGTTACTCCTTTAGAGAATGTAAATATTGTTAATTTAAATCTAGTAAAAGGTACTGCAACAGATAGTTTAGGAGCTTTTGAAATAAGAGCAAATGTTAATGATACACTTCACCTTTCTTATTTAGGATATAAATCTATTAAAGTTCGTGTAACTAATGATTGGATTAAATATAAATCTTCTGCAGCTACAAAAATTCAATTAACAGAGTTAGCATTAGCTTTAGAAGAAGTTGTGGTAAATGAATTAAGATTAACTGGTTTTTTGGCTTTAGATATACAGCAAGTTCCTTTAAATAAAAATGTACGTTATAGCATTTCTGGCTTACCATCTACAGGTTACGAAGGAGGCCGTAGTTCTAAAAACGCATTGACTCGTACATTAGGTGCAATTTTTAATCCTGTAGATTTTCTGCATAACGTATTTGGTAAAAAACCTCGTGAATTACGTCGTCTAAGAGATTTTAAAAAAGATGATGAACTTCGAAATCTTTTAGCAACACGATTTGATCGTGAAATGCTTACTGCTTTATTAAAAATTGATAAAGTAGATTTAGATTTACTTGCTAGTGAATGTGACTACTCTAAAGATTTTATAAACACAGCAAATGATCTTCAAATGTTAGACGCTATAAGTGAATGTTATGAAGAATATAAGGTTTTAAATAGAAGCAGAACAAGTAAGCTTTAA
- a CDS encoding ATP-dependent helicase, with product MSTFQELGLNQDLLQAIDDLGFKTPSDVQAKAIPILLDQETDLVALAQTGTGKTAAFGFPMLEKINIDSRTTQGLILSPTRELCLQITNELKQYGKYCKGLNVVAIYGGASITDQARDVKKGAQIIVATPGRMKDMISRRLVNISKIEYSVLDEADEMLNMGFYEDITDILSHTPEEKNTWLFSATMPKEVSTIAKKFMHQPVEITVGSKNVGSDQVSHEYYLVNSRDRYSALKRLADTNPDIFSVIFCRTKRDTQKVAEKLIEDGYSAGALHGDLSQNQRDLVMRSFRNKQIQMLVATDVAARGIDVDDITHVINYQLPDETETYTHRSGRTGRAGKTGVSMVIVSKSEVRKIKSIERIIKKKFEKKEIPSGIEICEVQLMSLANKIHNTEINHEIDPYLDNINDLFADTSKDELIKKFFSVEFTRFFNYYNKAKDLNVEANHSSERDSVHNENATRYFINVGKKDGYDWMKLKDFLKEVLELGQDDVFKVEVKDSFSFFNTDIANQEKVLAFFTDFKQDGRFVNVEISEDRGRNRNRGRGGRRDDRRGGNTGGRRRRDNEKRASSSGNRGDRRGNSDGRSRSRRSNSDSRSSGNSGVSRPRRSRR from the coding sequence ATGAGTACTTTCCAAGAATTAGGTCTTAATCAAGATCTATTACAAGCTATTGATGATTTAGGATTTAAAACACCTAGTGACGTTCAAGCAAAAGCAATTCCAATTTTATTAGATCAAGAAACCGATTTAGTTGCCTTGGCACAAACAGGTACTGGTAAAACAGCAGCATTTGGTTTTCCTATGTTAGAAAAAATAAATATTGATAGTCGTACGACTCAAGGTTTAATTTTATCGCCTACTCGTGAGCTTTGTTTACAAATTACCAATGAGCTTAAACAATATGGCAAATATTGTAAAGGGCTTAATGTAGTTGCCATTTATGGTGGAGCAAGCATTACAGACCAAGCTAGAGATGTAAAAAAGGGAGCGCAAATTATTGTAGCAACTCCTGGTCGTATGAAAGATATGATTAGCAGACGCTTAGTAAATATTTCTAAAATAGAATATAGTGTTTTAGATGAAGCAGATGAGATGCTTAATATGGGTTTTTATGAAGACATTACCGATATTTTATCGCATACCCCTGAAGAGAAAAATACATGGTTATTTTCGGCAACAATGCCTAAAGAAGTTTCTACAATTGCAAAAAAGTTTATGCATCAGCCTGTAGAAATTACGGTTGGTTCAAAAAATGTAGGTAGTGATCAAGTATCTCATGAATACTATTTAGTAAACTCTCGTGATCGTTATTCTGCTTTAAAACGATTAGCAGATACAAATCCTGATATATTTTCTGTTATCTTTTGTAGAACAAAAAGAGATACGCAAAAAGTGGCCGAAAAATTAATTGAAGATGGGTACAGCGCAGGAGCATTACACGGAGATTTAAGTCAGAATCAACGTGATTTAGTAATGCGTTCGTTTAGAAATAAACAAATACAAATGTTAGTTGCTACAGATGTAGCTGCTCGTGGGATTGATGTAGATGATATTACTCATGTAATTAATTATCAATTACCTGATGAAACAGAAACTTATACACACCGTAGTGGACGTACTGGTCGTGCAGGAAAGACTGGGGTATCCATGGTAATAGTTTCTAAAAGTGAAGTACGTAAAATAAAAAGCATTGAACGTATTATTAAAAAGAAATTCGAAAAGAAAGAAATTCCAAGTGGTATAGAAATTTGCGAAGTGCAATTAATGTCTTTAGCAAATAAAATTCATAATACAGAGATTAATCATGAAATAGATCCTTATCTAGATAATATTAATGATCTATTTGCAGATACTAGCAAAGATGAGCTTATTAAAAAATTCTTTTCAGTAGAATTTACTAGGTTTTTCAACTATTATAATAAAGCTAAAGATCTCAATGTCGAAGCTAATCATAGTAGTGAGCGTGATAGCGTTCATAATGAAAACGCGACACGTTACTTCATTAATGTTGGTAAAAAAGATGGTTACGATTGGATGAAGTTAAAAGATTTTTTAAAGGAAGTTTTAGAACTTGGTCAAGATGATGTTTTTAAAGTAGAAGTTAAGGATAGTTTTTCATTTTTTAATACCGACATAGCTAATCAAGAGAAAGTATTAGCATTTTTCACCGACTTTAAACAAGATGGTCGCTTTGTAAATGTAGAAATTTCTGAAGATAGAGGACGTAACAGAAATAGAGGGCGTGGAGGAAGACGAGACGACAGACGTGGAGGTAATACTGGAGGTAGAAGAAGGCGTGATAATGAAAAACGAGCTTCATCTTCAGGAAACAGAGGCGATCGACGAGGAAACAGTGATGGAAGATCAAGATCGAGGCGTTCAAATTCAGATTCAAGATCTTCAGGAAATTCTGGAGTTTCAAGACCAAGGCGTTCGAGGAGATAA
- a CDS encoding AraC family transcriptional regulator, with amino-acid sequence MLQLNKGEYTGEIISNVNIDGSILTTTHYSNKKSSSNWHYHENLHICFVFQGGRADKKNDTLYTEKSGSIFFYHSEEKHRWISPNPISKSANIEIDNTFLKEYNLSEFDIKKSIEDNVNAKALILKMQQEMLLNDTTSRTSIKSLLLELVNHSNKPQSEYIPQWVSDLEELIHENWNQPMSLSNLATNIGVHPVTISKYFRKYFSCTLGEYLRKLKIDKSIELIKNASMTLTEIAFHCGFTDQSHFTRNFKQMTGFLPKHFRKF; translated from the coding sequence ATGCTACAGCTTAACAAGGGTGAATATACAGGCGAAATTATAAGTAATGTTAATATTGACGGGAGTATTTTAACTACAACTCATTATTCAAATAAAAAGAGTAGCTCAAATTGGCATTATCACGAAAATCTTCATATATGCTTTGTGTTTCAAGGAGGAAGAGCAGATAAAAAAAATGATACTTTATATACGGAAAAGAGCGGTAGTATTTTCTTTTACCATTCTGAAGAGAAACATCGTTGGATTTCTCCTAATCCTATTTCAAAAAGTGCAAATATCGAGATTGATAATACCTTTTTAAAAGAGTACAATCTTTCAGAATTTGATATTAAAAAATCGATAGAGGACAATGTCAATGCTAAGGCATTAATATTAAAAATGCAACAAGAAATGTTACTTAATGATACGACTAGCAGAACTAGTATTAAATCATTATTGTTAGAGTTAGTAAATCATTCAAATAAACCTCAATCAGAGTACATACCTCAATGGGTTAGTGATTTAGAGGAGTTAATTCATGAAAATTGGAATCAACCCATGTCATTATCAAATTTAGCTACTAATATTGGTGTGCATCCAGTAACAATCTCAAAATACTTTAGAAAATATTTTTCTTGCACTCTAGGTGAATATCTGCGTAAACTAAAGATTGATAAGAGTATTGAATTAATTAAAAATGCCAGTATGACACTTACTGAAATTGCTTTTCATTGTGGATTTACAGATCAAAGTCATTTTACAAGAAATTTTAAACAAATGACAGGGTTTTTACCAAAACACTTTAGAAAATTTTAA
- a CDS encoding antibiotic biosynthesis monooxygenase: protein MVIRVFKVNVVEELRDEFEEKFRDAALGVVDNHEGMLSAEVGKSINDEDTEYLMFSVWKDLDSIKAFGGDGWKKAIIPEHMLKYMADFSLKHYGEF, encoded by the coding sequence ATGGTCATCAGAGTATTTAAAGTAAACGTTGTCGAGGAATTAAGAGACGAATTTGAAGAAAAATTTAGAGATGCTGCACTTGGTGTAGTGGATAACCACGAAGGAATGCTCTCTGCAGAAGTTGGTAAATCTATAAACGATGAGGATACTGAATACTTAATGTTTTCTGTTTGGAAAGATTTGGATTCTATAAAAGCATTTGGAGGAGATGGTTGGAAAAAAGCTATTATCCCAGAGCATATGTTAAAATATATGGCAGATTTTAGTTTAAAGCATTATGGAGAATTTTAG
- a CDS encoding non-canonical purine NTP diphosphatase → MELVFATNNRNKIKEVQALMPEHITIVSLKDIGCFEDIPENQNTIEGNAIEKVNYVIENYGYDCFADDTGLEINALNGEPGVYSARYAGEQRSSKDNMNKVLQNLKGESNRVAQFKTIIALSLHNKGHIFAGICEGSITETKSGKKGFGYDPIFKPKDYKQTFAEMDLELKNKIGHRGKAVQQLVQFLNSKFKE, encoded by the coding sequence ATGGAGCTCGTTTTTGCTACCAATAATCGTAACAAAATAAAAGAAGTCCAAGCTTTAATGCCTGAGCATATCACTATTGTTAGTCTAAAAGATATTGGTTGTTTTGAAGATATTCCTGAAAACCAAAATACTATAGAAGGTAACGCTATAGAAAAAGTAAACTATGTAATTGAAAATTATGGTTACGATTGTTTTGCAGACGATACTGGTTTAGAAATAAATGCACTTAATGGAGAACCAGGAGTATATTCAGCACGTTACGCAGGAGAACAGCGTAGCTCCAAAGATAATATGAACAAAGTATTACAAAATCTAAAAGGTGAATCTAATAGAGTTGCACAATTTAAAACGATCATTGCATTATCCTTACATAATAAAGGGCATATTTTTGCAGGCATTTGCGAAGGAAGCATAACCGAAACTAAATCTGGAAAAAAGGGCTTTGGTTACGATCCTATTTTTAAACCTAAAGATTACAAGCAAACCTTTGCTGAAATGGATTTAGAACTAAAGAATAAAATAGGGCATCGTGGAAAAGCGGTACAGCAATTGGTACAATTTTTAAATAGCAAATTTAAAGAATAG
- a CDS encoding glycoside hydrolase family 2 protein: MPNYKTSLLKYFLFCFLGIIIFSCGHETTVNAWKFKQVNNDTIWYPATVPGTVHTDLLANNLIPDPFINTNELDLQWIEEKDWEYKTTFQLASKLMQKEHIEINFEGLDTYADVYLNDSLIISADNMHRAWKTDIKSLLINGFNSLYIRFKSPVKEGQKKLEQLPYYIPASNEAKPIGFQNSIFTRKAQYHYGWDWGPRLTTSGIWRLFSFKGWNSAKIETVKIETQSIVRDTAVCMVTINTKSIENVSKEIIIKLKDVEISSKKITEKDQKLIYEVKIPNPKLWWPNGMGKQYLYNLSVDLKIDNKIEDTYYHKIGIRKVELIQSSDSLGNSFYLKVNGKPLFMKGSNYIPSDFFNPRASKNYKRVIQDAIDANMNMLRVWGGAIYENDEFYSLCDEKGILIWQDFMFACAMVPTQESHINSIKEEAKEAIQRLNNHPSIALWCGNNENLTGWKQWDWQNTYNLSKTDSLTIWNTYDTLFNHTLKNYVSEYGNNNYWASSPSSNINTVQNKFSGDQHEWGVWFNQLPFKEYTDNAGRFISEYGLQSFPELNTIKKFDSSINKWNINTPTLNFRQRSKMPWISEDFNGFDMINYYIDLYFPSPNNLEELIYLSQLSQALSLQSATEAHRRNKPYTMGSLYWQIDDVWPTISWSTVDYFGNWKAAHYAIREANKPIIVSAEIDDEQLNVYLVSDILEGFSGMCKIALKTITGKSIKSWEFDCYTKSQTNTIIYSENVKAFLEGFPLENVFLEMTLSQNEMIVDESLFYFVNPKDLKLQKPNINIDVNGTEVTLTATSLAKNVYLSTGTIEGHFSNNYFDLIPEKSKTVTFSSDSEITDLKSILKIISLSDIDRDSKVDSLLSIE, encoded by the coding sequence ATGCCTAATTACAAAACTTCACTTTTAAAATACTTTTTATTTTGTTTTTTAGGTATAATTATATTTAGTTGTGGTCATGAAACAACTGTAAATGCTTGGAAGTTTAAGCAAGTAAATAATGACACTATTTGGTATCCAGCAACTGTACCAGGAACCGTACATACAGATTTACTTGCAAATAATCTTATTCCAGATCCCTTTATAAATACTAACGAATTAGATTTACAATGGATTGAAGAAAAAGATTGGGAATATAAAACTACTTTTCAATTAGCTTCAAAATTAATGCAAAAAGAGCATATAGAAATTAATTTTGAAGGCCTTGATACTTATGCAGATGTATATTTAAACGATTCACTAATTATTAGTGCAGATAATATGCACCGTGCATGGAAAACAGATATAAAATCATTATTAATCAATGGTTTTAATTCGCTATATATCCGATTTAAATCACCTGTTAAAGAAGGTCAAAAAAAATTAGAACAACTTCCTTATTATATTCCAGCATCTAATGAAGCGAAACCTATAGGGTTTCAAAACAGTATTTTCACTCGAAAAGCACAATATCATTATGGTTGGGATTGGGGCCCTCGATTAACTACAAGTGGTATTTGGAGATTATTTAGTTTTAAGGGATGGAATTCTGCAAAAATTGAGACTGTAAAGATCGAAACACAATCTATAGTTAGAGATACTGCTGTGTGTATGGTAACTATCAATACTAAATCTATAGAGAATGTTTCCAAAGAAATAATTATCAAACTTAAAGATGTTGAGATTAGTTCTAAAAAAATAACAGAAAAAGATCAAAAATTAATTTATGAAGTTAAAATACCAAACCCAAAACTTTGGTGGCCTAACGGAATGGGAAAACAATACCTTTACAATCTATCTGTTGATTTAAAAATAGACAATAAAATTGAAGATACTTATTATCATAAAATAGGTATTCGCAAAGTTGAATTAATACAATCATCTGATTCACTTGGGAACTCATTTTATTTAAAAGTAAATGGAAAACCTTTATTTATGAAAGGTTCAAATTATATTCCATCTGATTTTTTTAATCCCCGTGCTTCAAAAAATTATAAACGTGTCATACAAGATGCTATAGACGCAAACATGAACATGCTTCGTGTTTGGGGCGGGGCAATTTATGAAAATGACGAGTTTTATTCTCTCTGTGATGAAAAAGGTATTTTAATTTGGCAAGATTTTATGTTTGCTTGTGCAATGGTACCTACCCAAGAATCACATATTAACTCTATTAAGGAGGAAGCAAAAGAAGCTATTCAACGCTTAAATAATCATCCAAGTATAGCTTTATGGTGTGGTAATAATGAGAATTTAACAGGTTGGAAACAATGGGATTGGCAAAACACATATAATTTAAGCAAAACCGATTCTTTAACTATCTGGAATACTTATGATACACTTTTTAACCACACACTTAAAAATTACGTTTCAGAATATGGGAATAACAATTATTGGGCTTCCTCTCCTTCATCTAATATAAATACTGTTCAGAATAAATTTTCTGGAGATCAACACGAATGGGGAGTTTGGTTTAACCAACTTCCATTTAAAGAATATACCGATAATGCAGGACGGTTTATTAGTGAATATGGATTACAATCTTTTCCTGAATTGAATACTATTAAAAAGTTTGATTCTTCTATTAATAAATGGAACATAAATACACCAACTTTAAATTTTAGACAGCGTTCCAAAATGCCATGGATTTCTGAAGATTTTAATGGCTTTGATATGATAAATTATTATATAGATCTGTATTTTCCTTCTCCAAACAATTTAGAAGAACTTATTTATTTAAGTCAATTATCACAGGCTTTAAGCTTGCAATCTGCTACTGAAGCGCATCGTAGAAACAAACCTTATACAATGGGATCATTATATTGGCAAATAGATGATGTATGGCCAACAATTTCATGGTCTACTGTAGATTATTTTGGAAATTGGAAAGCTGCACATTACGCTATTCGAGAAGCTAATAAACCTATCATTGTTTCTGCTGAAATAGATGACGAACAATTAAATGTTTACCTAGTTTCTGACATTTTAGAAGGTTTTAGTGGAATGTGTAAAATTGCCTTAAAAACCATAACAGGAAAATCAATTAAATCTTGGGAGTTTGATTGCTATACTAAATCACAAACGAATACCATTATCTATTCTGAAAATGTAAAAGCATTTTTAGAAGGTTTTCCTTTAGAAAACGTATTTTTAGAAATGACATTATCTCAAAATGAAATGATTGTTGATGAAAGTCTTTTTTATTTTGTAAATCCTAAAGATCTAAAATTGCAGAAGCCCAATATAAATATTGATGTTAATGGAACAGAAGTTACTTTAACAGCTACAAGTTTAGCTAAAAATGTTTATTTATCTACTGGAACTATTGAAGGTCATTTTTCTAACAATTATTTTGATTTGATCCCAGAAAAGTCAAAAACTGTAACATTTTCAAGTGATTCAGAAATTACCGATTTAAAATCTATTTTAAAAATAATATCACTATCAGATATAGATAGGGATTCAAAAGTAGATTCTCTACTAAGTATTGAATGA
- a CDS encoding DUF393 domain-containing protein: MKSNFSKDIIIFDGECNLCNGVVGWLLKFADSDIFKFIAFQSTEGQKLLIQYGFPTEQLETVILISNNNVHTHSDGFLKIISRIPKWKRVAALLAFVPRMIRDTIYRTASKNRLKWFGTSKSCTVSFR, encoded by the coding sequence ATGAAATCCAACTTTAGTAAAGATATTATCATATTTGATGGTGAATGTAATTTGTGCAATGGTGTTGTAGGTTGGTTATTAAAATTTGCAGATTCAGATATTTTTAAATTTATAGCTTTCCAATCTACTGAAGGCCAAAAATTATTAATTCAATATGGCTTCCCAACTGAACAATTAGAAACCGTAATTTTAATCAGCAATAATAATGTGCATACACATTCTGATGGTTTTTTAAAAATTATATCTCGTATCCCTAAATGGAAACGTGTTGCTGCTCTCCTTGCTTTTGTCCCTAGAATGATTAGAGATACAATATACAGAACTGCATCAAAAAATCGATTAAAATGGTTTGGAACTTCCAAAAGTTGTACTGTAAGTTTTAGATAA